A region of Emys orbicularis isolate rEmyOrb1 chromosome 20, rEmyOrb1.hap1, whole genome shotgun sequence DNA encodes the following proteins:
- the LOC135892203 gene encoding IgGFc-binding protein-like, whose amino-acid sequence MQNYVQNVRADCKLFITGYHASTTVTVTVNKGTFRKVTPVGEGQTVTVQIPASVEMFGSQTFDSTILIQADKDISVLSVNSKPNSIDTTVVYPIEKLGTVYYVVTPPGKYGGSYKEFAVVAGQAPTTVDIYLKGAVMFNRWMYAAGSKLTVALAPYQALQLQSAADLSGTKIESREHVAVLTGHSCAEQNTVCDHAFEQLLPVSSWGSTYIVPPLSFQNKYDIAYIVASQNTRIDYQSGPTRASRNILAGQVVEFKVRVSHPLYISASAGIQVLLFFTGSKNEKSTYDPFLINIPPVTNYCQSYHIDGVKDYENYVLIIVKSSESSRIISDQRAIGNVQWRQIPGTEYSWGEYNFGTKISTLSIQHPTSPFGLLSFGGRARSGYGSAGLCARSNPTLSCSTVQCRKKETCQIVDGRPECVAESESTCWAQGDPHYHTFDGRNFDFMGTCTYTIAKTCGSDSTLPSFSVKAKNDNRGNTRVSYVGYVTVEVYNVTVSVVRDETGFVRVNDQRSRLPISLLEGKLKVYQSGGSVVIETDFSLRVSYDWKSYLVVKISSSFSESMCGLCGNYNGDARDDFATPAGTLAASPVEFGKSWKVKDGDRFCWDDCHGECKSCSPELVSRFKAEPFCGWITKEGSGPFSRCHSVIDPKTYLDNCVYDLCMNDGRKEMLCWALTTYADACRREGVAISEWRISTGCSLPCPENSQYKACGSACPATCNDQAAPNNCSSPCVETCQCNEGFVLDAGKCIPKAGCGCEFQGRLYALGEQFWGDGACTRRCLCDPQTRQVSCQATGCRTGEQCRVENGIRNCYPSSYGTCSASGDPHYISFDGKKFDFQGTCLYQFAGMCIKSQDLVDFQVLVQNDHRGSQVVSFTKVVQVKVYEVDIVISRENPGRVMVNSVLINLPYSTNNSKISIYRRGQEAVIQTDFGLTVAFDWQGRITVTAPSTYAGAMCGLCGNFNGDKGDELTTRGGTLAPNPTAFGQSWKVKDIPGCVEVAKDECSDLAAVERRQRGMNGECGILLDKSGPFRECHSKVDPEGYFQDCVYDYCLFKGQQAVICQLITSYTAACHAAGVTIYAWRTNSFCSLSCAQNSHYEVCARGCQSTCSSLYAPVQCSAQCWEGCVCDEGFVLSGDECVPISQCGCVYLGLYYKAGETFHPTCQEQCVCQASGEVVCKGLTCRSYEECKLVNGIRKCQPVGSATCSAAGDPHYLSFDGVAFDFQGTCTYILAKTCTNTGNLTSFAVKVDNVPWGNGKVSVTKLVSVEVYGLTLTLLQNKKGLVMVDGVSHNLPVVVADGQLQAYQHGGNMLVQTDFGLTVSYDLVYHARVTIPGNYQGQMCGLCGNYNGLRYDEFLLPNGRAALNMAVFGSAWKVPIPGAACEDGCAGNNCPVCEERKKDVFKQRNYCGLLTARDGPFAACHSTVSPTVYFNNCLYDLCLGNGDSQVLCQSIHSYVTACQEARVTIQPWRSTSFCPLRCPANSHYEVCADLCTTTCARITDARKCPDTCAEGCQCDDGFLFDGQGCVALQSCGCFNKGIYYKPNNTVLKNKCQQSCTCIPFQGFTCEAHSCASDETCEIRDGVMQCINKDPCKVLKCRTKETCKIENGRATCVPNYTGTCWGWGDPHYHTFDGLKFDFQGTCTYTIAKYCGTDPTLVPFTINEKNDNRGGNQAVSYVRLTNIYVYGYIISIYKKEVGKIRINDVITSLPVTLEDGKIKLYQSGLNAILQTDFGLQVSYDWNWHLIITLPSSYYGSMCGLCGDFNQKRGDDMTSPNGTRVSSIVEWAKGWKVKDRDPFCWDDCKGKCPTCDESKQKIYGGDEYCGLISKAPGGPFRECHPKVSPEDIFDSCIYDVCLNGGAKNILCQALEVYAAICKKQGITVYDWRTPSGCGGGMGDKEND is encoded by the exons ATGCAAAACTATGTCCAAAATGTCAGAGCAGATTGCAAGCTGTTCATCACTGGTTACCATGCCTCCACTACGGTTACTGTGACGGTGAACAAGGGTACGTTCCGGAAAGTGACGCCTGTTGGAGAAGGACAGACGGTGACCGTGCAGATCCCAGCCTCGGTAGAGATGTTTGGGAGCCAAACATTTGATAGCACCATCCTGATTCAGGCTGACAAAGACATCTCTGTCCTGTCAGTTAACTCAAAGCCCAATTCCATCGATACCACTGTAGTGTATCCCATTGAGAAGTTGGGTACTGTATATTACGTTGTAACTCCCCCTGGCAAATATGGAGGCAGCTACAAAGAGTTTGCTGTCGTAGCAGGGCAGGCTCCCACTACAGTTGATATTTACTTGAAAGGGGCTGTAATGTTCAACCGGTGGATGTATGCTGCTGGGAGCAAACTCACTGTTGCCCTCGCTCCCTACCAAGCCTTGCAACTGCAAAGTGCTGCAGATTTATCTGGCACCAAAATCGAGTCTCGGGAACATGTGGCCGTCTTGACTGGGCACAGCTGTGCTGAACAAAACACCGTTTGTGATCACGCTTTCGAGCAGCTCCTGCCCGTCTCCAGCTGGGGCAGCACATACATCGTCCCTCCTCTGTCCTTCCAGAACAAGTATGACATTGCGTACATCGTCGCCTCCCAAAACACGCGCATTGACTATCAGTCAGGGCCCACACGAGCTTCCCGCAACATATTGGCCGGGCAGGTTGTTGAATTTAAAGTCCGAGTCTCTCACCCACTTTACATCTCTGCTAGCGCCGGCATCCAGGTTCTTCTCTTCTTCACTGGTTCTAAAAATGAGAAATCCACATATGACCCATTCCTCATCAACATCCCACCCGTCACGAACTACTGCCAATCCTACCACATTGATGGGGTGAAGGATTATGAGAACTATGTGCTGATCATAGTCAAGAGCTCAGAGTCCAGCAGGATCATCTCTGATCAGAGAGCCATAGGAAATGTCCAGTGGAGGCAGATCCCCGGCACGGAGTATTCTTGGGGAGAGTACAACTTCGGCACAAAGATTAGTACCCTTTCCATACAGCACCCGACCTCTCCCTTCGGTCTGCTGAGCTTTGGAGGGAGGGCGCGCAGTGGATATGGCTCGGCTGGCCTTTGTGCACGCA GTAACCCGACCCTGTCCTGCAGCACTGTTCAATGCAGGAAGAAGGAGACGTGTCAGATTGTAGATGGCCGCCCGGAGTGTGTGGCTGAGTCAGAATCCACCTGCTGGGCCCAGGGAGACCCACATTATCACACCTTCGATGGGCGGAATTTCGACTTCATGGGCACCTGCACCTACACCATCGCCAAGACCTGTGGCTCAGACTCAACTCTCCCGTCGTTCAGTGTCAAGGCCAAGAACGACAACAGGGGCAACACGCGTGTTTCCTATGTTGGTTATGTGACGGTTGAAGTCTATAATGTCACCGTCTCAGTGGTCAGAGATGAGACTGGATTTGTGAGG GTGAATGACCAGCGCTCCCGCCTTCCCATCTCCCTGCTCGAGGGGAAGCTGAAGGTGTATCAGAGTGGAGGTTCTGTGGTCATTGAGACTGACTTCTCCCTGAGGGTCTCCTATGACTGGAAGAGCTACCTGGTGGTGAAGATCTCCAGCAGCTTCTCGGAGAGCATGTGCGGCCTGTGTGGCAACTACAACGGGGATGCCAGGGATGACTTTGCCACCCCGGCCGGGAcgctggctgccagccccgttGAGTTCGGGAAGAGCTGGAAGGTGAAGGACGGGGACAGGTTCTGCTGGGACGACTGCCACGGGGAATGCAAGAGCTGCTCCCCAGAGCTGGTCAGCAGGTTCAAAGCTGAGCCCTTCTGCGGCTGGATCACCAAAGAGGGGAGTGGCCCCTTCAGCCGGTGCCACTCCGTGATTGACCCCAAAACCTACCTGGACAACTGCGTCTATGACCTGTGCATGAACGATGGCCGCAAGGAGATGCTGTGCTGGGCGCTGACAACCTATGCTGATGCCTGCCGGAGAGAGGGGGTGGCCATCTCCGAGTGGAGGATATCAACAGGGTGCT ctctgccctgcccagagaaCAGCCAGTATAAGGCTTGCGGCTCTGCATGTCCTGCCACCTGCAATGACCAAGCGGCCCCTAACAACTGCTCTTCGCCCTGCGTGGAGACCTGCCAGTGCAATGAGGGCTTCGTGCTGGATGCTGGAAAATGCATCCCCAAGGCTGGATGTGGGTGCGAGTTCCAGGGGCGTCTATATGCCCTTGGAGAGCAATTCTGGGGGGACGGTGCCTGCACCAGACGGTGCCTCTGTGACCCCCAAACCAGGCAAGTGAGCTGCCAGGCCACAGGGTGCAGGACTGGGGAGCAGTGCCGGGTAGAGAATGGCATCCGGAACTGCTACCCCAGCAGCTACGGAACCTGCTCCGCTTCGGGGGATCCTCACTACATCAGCTTTGACGGGAAGAAGTTTGACTTCCAGGGCACCTGCCTGTATCAGTTTGCCGGGATGTGCATCAAAAGCCAGGACCTGGTGGATTTCCAGGTCCTAGTTCAGAACGACCATCGGGGCAGCCAAGTTGTGTCCTTCACCAAAGTTGTGCAGGTCAAAGTCTATGAGGTCGACATTGTGATCAGCAGGGAAAACCCTGGCAGAGTCATG GTGAACAGCGTGCTGATCAACCTACCATATAGCACCAACAACAGCAAGATCTCCATATACcggagggggcaggaagcagtGATCCAGACTGACTTTGGTCTCACCGTCGCCTTTGACTGGCAGGGCCGGATCACTGTCACTGCTCCAAGCACCTACGCTGGAGCCATGTGCGGTCTCTGTGGGAACTTCAACGGAGACAAGGGAGATGAGTTGACCACGAGGGGCGGCACATTGGCCCCAAACCCAACGGCCTTTGGGCAGAGCTGGAAGGTGAAGGATATCCCCGGCTGTGTGGAGGTTGCCAAGGATGAGTGCTCAGATCTAGCAGCTGTTGAGAGACGCCAAAGAGGAATGAATGGGGAGTGTGGGATCCTCCTAGACAAGAGCGGCCCCTTCCGAGAGTGTCACAGCAAAGTCGACCCTGAGGGCTACTTCCAAGACTGCGTGTACGATTATTGCTTATTCAAAGGCCAACAAGCCGTGATATGCCAGCTTATCACCAGCTATACTGCAGCCTGCCATGCTGCTGGGGTGACTATATATGCCTGGAGGACCAACTCCTTCTGCA GTCTCTCCTGTGCCCAAAACAGCCACTACGAGGTCTGTGCCCGGGGCTGCCAGTCGACCTGCAGCAGCCTCTACGCCCCAGTTCAGTGCTCGGCCCAGTGCTGGGAAGGCTGCGTGTGTGATGAGGGCTTTGTGCTCAGCGGTGATGAGTGCGTCCCTATATCCCAGTGTGGATGTGTCTACCTGGGATTGTATTATAAGGCTGGGGAGACCTTCCACCCAACATGccaggagcagtgtgtgtgccagGCCAGCGGAGAGGTGGTGTGTAAGGGGTTGACCTGCCGCTCTTATGAGGAGTGCAAGCTGGTGAATGGCATCCGGAAATGCCAGCCTGTCGGATCCGCAACATGCTCCGCAGCCGGGGACCCCCACTACCTCTCCTTCGATGGGGTCGCCTTCGATTTCCAAGGCACCTGCACCTACATCCTGGCCAAGACCTGCACCAACACCGGGAACCTGACGTCCTTTGCCGTGAAGGTGGATAATGTGCCCTGGGGCAATGGGAAGGTGTCTGTCACCAAGCTGGTGTCCGTGGAGGTCTACGGGCTCACGCTCACCCTGCTGCAGAACAAGAAGGGGCTTGTCATG GTGGACGGGGTGTCCCACAACCTGCCTGTGGTCGTGGCTGATGGGCAGCTCCAAGCATATCAGCACGGCGGGAACATGCTGGTGCAAACGGACTTCGGCCTCACCGTGAGCTACGACCTGGTTTACCACGCCAGAGTCACCATCCCAGGGAACTACCAGGGCCAGATGTGCGGCCTGTGCGGGAACTACAACGGGCTTCGGTATGACGAGTTCCTGCTCCCCAATGGCAGGGCGGCCCTTAACATGGCAGTGTTCGGTTCTGCCTGGAAAGTCCCGATCCCGGGGGCGGCCTGTGAGGACGGATGCGCCGGGAACAACTGCCCGGTCTGTGAGGAGAGGAAGAAGGATGTCTTCAAACAGCGCAACTACTGCGGGCTGCTCACGGCCCGCGACGGCCCCTTCGCCGCCTGCCACAGCACAGTCAGCCCCACTGTGTATTTCAACAACTGCCTGTATGATCTGTGCCTGGGCAACGGAGACTCCCAGGTCCTGTGCCAGAGCATCCACAGCTATGTGACGGCCTGCCAAGAGGCCCGGGTCACCATCCAGCCCTGGAGGAGCACTTCCTTCTGTC CTCTGCGCTGCCCGGCCAACAGTCACTATGAGGTGTGCGCCGACCTCTGCACCACCACCTGTGCCAGGATCACTGACGCCAGGAAGTGCCCAGACACCTGCGCCGAAGGCTGCCAGTGCGATGATGGCTTCCTTTTCGATGGCCAGGGCTGCGTGGCTCTACAGAGCTGTGGGTGCTTCAACAAGGGGATATATTACAAG CCCAACAACACGGTCCTGAAGAACAAGTGCCAGCAAAGCTGCACCTGTATTCCTTTCCAAGGATTCACCTGTGAGGCCCACAGCTGTGCCAGTGATGAAACCTGTGAGATCAGAGATGGAGTCATGCAATGTATCAACAAAG ATCCTTGCAAAGTCCTGAAGTGCCGGACCAAGGAGACGTGCAAGATTGAGAACGGCCGTGCAACGTGTGTTCCCAACTACACTGGaacctgctggggctggggggacccaCACTATCACACCTTTGATGGGCTGAAATTTGACTTCCAGGGCACCTGCACCTACACCATTGCCAAGTACTGTGGGACCGATCCCACCTTGGTGCCCTTCACCATCAATGAGAAGAACGACAACAGGGGGGGCAACCAGGCTGTCTCCTACGTGCGTCTGACCAACATCTATGTCTACGGGTACATCATCTCCATCTACAAGAAGGAAGTTGGGAAAATCAGA ATCAATGACGTGATCACCAGCTTGCCGGTGACCCTTGAAGATGGTAAAATCAAGCTCTACCAGAGCGGTCTCAATGCTATCCTGCAGACAGACTTTGGTCTGCAGGTGTCATATGACTGGAATTGGCACCTGATCatcaccctccccagcagctatTATGGGTCCATGTGCGGCCTCTGTGGGGACTTCAACCAAAAACGTGGCGATGACATGACATCACCCAATGGCACCAGAGTCTCTTCCATCGTGGAATGGGCCAAGGGTTGGAAAGTCAAAGACCGGGACCCTTTCTGCTGGGATGATTGCAAAGGGAAATGCCCAACGTGCGATGAGAGCAAGCAGAAGATCTACGGGGGCGACGAATACTGTGGTTTGATCAGCAAAGCACCGGGAGGGCCCTTCAGAGAGTGTCACCCCAAAGTGAGCCCTGAGGACATTTTTGACAGCTGCATCTACGACGTGTGTCTGAACGGGGGAGCCAAGAACATCCTGTGCCAGGCGCTGGAGGTCTACGCAGCCATCTGCAAGAAACAGGGCATCACCGTCTATGACTGGAGGACACCGTCCGGCTGTG GTGGAGGCATGGGAGACAAAGAAAATGACTGA